A single window of Venturia canescens isolate UGA chromosome 3, ASM1945775v1, whole genome shotgun sequence DNA harbors:
- the LOC122407999 gene encoding 2-phosphoxylose phosphatase 1 — MFLPVKYNSTNILASNAVKMLAEMTRLSYHHRAISCYAVLSIWIFLLVAGMYKYIGDEETNSMPGKPLGSVLPIREFPRQMKRDVRNQRVFKFCHSPEDIPVGSEGKIEGNVTLEGVIVVTRHGDRGPMTHVRNISAVNCAGDLSAYPELENLHQTYQSFVQNVTLHSRAAWSQFLGPFHNFPILPEATKDCKLGQLTSLGVGQMLKVGSLLRNAYHEKLHLGNGTISATDVTACSTATRRTLQSGVSFLYAFLENENLQNLPRFTVRESQSYVFCNTDCACPAADNYGQEHARELNDLLESHPAVMDLMKQVSQIVFEMPDQSKSLNLNYLKDALLTYICHDGKLPCIDTETGRTCVKAEDVTALFTYIEWEQRQIMNSHNLRKFAILRSYGMLKTIVSHMLQMVSESKPKVSIFSAHDATLEYLGFGLGIVSERIMWPPYASRLVIEVYKTNPKNKDRLARDFYYRVLLNGYDLTKTISFCRNANSYTANYLDTNENGETTKRETILCPIEAIIRQLHDDYFLPFNATNFKDACAIH; from the exons ATGTTCCTCCCAGTTAAATACAACTCGACCAACATCTTAGCTTCAAACGCTGTAAAAATGTTGGCCGAAATGACACGACTCTCTTATCACCACCGAGCAATCTCCTGCTATGCAGTCCTCAGCATTTGGATCTTTCTCCTTGTGGCCG GCATGTACAAGTACATCGGGGACGAGGAGACGAACTCGATGCCGGGCAAACCACTGGGCAGTGTATTACCGATACGAGAATTTCCACGACAAATGAAGCGTGACGTTCGGAATCAAAGGGTATTCAAATTCTGCCACTCGCCGGAGGACATTCCCGTCGGCTCCGAAG GTAAGATCGAGGGCAACGTGACTCTCGAGGGTGTTATCGTAGTGACTCGTCACGGCGACCGAGGGCCCATGACCCACGTGCGAAACATAAGTGCGGTCAATTGCGCCGGAGACTTGAGCGCGTATCCCGAATTAGAGAATCTGCATCAAACTTATCAGAGTTTCGTGCAAAACGTGACGCTGCACTCGAGAGCAGCTTGGTCACAATTTTTGGGGCCATTTCACAACTTCCCCATCCTACCGGAAGCCACGAAGGACTGCAAGCTTGGCCAACTGACGTCGCTCGGCGTTGGGCAAATGTTGAAAGTTGGCTCGTTGCTCCGGAACGCCTATCACGAGAAATTGCACCTCGGTAACGGCACGATTTCCGCAACCGATGTGACCGCTTGCAGCACCGCCACGCGCAGAACCCTCCAAAGCGGAGTCTCTTTTTTGTACGCCtttttggaaaatgaaaaccTTCAAAATCTCCCGAGATTCACCGTCCGCGAGAGCCAGAGCTACGTTTTCTGCAACACCGACTGCGCCTGCCCGGCAGCTGATAATTATGGGCAGGAACACGCTCGG GAACTGAATGATCTCTTGGAATCTCATCCAGCAGTGATGGATCTGATGAAACAAGTATCGCAGATAGTATTCGAGATGCCGGATCAGTCGAAGTCGTTGAATCTGAATTATCTGAAAGATGCTTTACTGACGTACATTTGCCACGATGGAAAATTGCCCTGTATCGATACAGAGACTGGACGAACGTGTGTAAAAGCGGAGGACGTTACCGCGTTATTCACTTATATCGAATGGGAACAACGACAGATTATGAATAGTCATAATTTGCGTAAATTTGCAATTTTGCGCTCTTACGGTATGTTAAAAACGATAGTGTCTCACATGCTGCAAATGGTTTCGGAATCGAAGCCAAaagtatcaattttttcggcgCACGATGCAACCCTCGAGTACCTCGGTTTCGGACTTGGTATTGTGTCCGAGCGTATAATGTGGCCACCGTATGCTTCCCGTTTGGTAATCGAGGTGTACAAGACGAATCCGAAAAACAAAGATCGTCTGGCCCGTGATTTTTACTATCGCGTTTTACTCAATGGATATGATCTCACGAAAACAATATCGTTCTGTCGTAATGCCAATTCTTACACAGCCAATTATCTCGACACTAACGAAAACGGTGAAACGACGAAACGCGAAACAATACTGTGTCCGATCGAAGCGATCATTCGACAATTGCACGACGATTATTTCTTACCGTTCAATGCCACCAATTTCAAAGACGCTTGTGCCATCCATTGA